Proteins found in one Hirundo rustica isolate bHirRus1 chromosome Z, bHirRus1.pri.v3, whole genome shotgun sequence genomic segment:
- the RASEF gene encoding ras and EF-hand domain-containing protein — translation METLAIAVKRAQDKAAVQLSELEEEMELRIQAAEHKVKKEEKQKAEEALNELKRQYDIEVGDLQVTIKKLKKLEEQSKYVSHREDVVELKKRIHDMLLENQRLKKDLLEAQTNIAFLQSELDTLKSEYVDQSLNSERDLEIIREYTEDRDNLERQIEILQSANRKLHDSNDGLRSALENSFSKYNRSLRLANTSPGSTISRSSPKFNGEHSPLNPRYDRSSHSSCVDEDYDSLALCDPMQRINCEVDSLPESCFDSGLSTLRDSNEYDSEVEYRHQRIFQRSQCMQEGFGGDASDTDVPEIRDEEAYSPANSAAVLDWKPSRPVSRSSSVASVRKHISALTPQSDSTEFTPKYPSSEKAYKIVLAGDAAVGKSSFLMRLCKNEFRGNTSATLGVDFQIKRLIVDGEPTVLQLWDTAGQERFRSIAKSYFRRADGVLLLYDVTCEKSFINVREWLDMIEEATHENIPIMMVGNKADLRQDVIEQGQKCVPINYGEKLAMTYNALFCETSAKDGSNIVEAVLHLAREVRKRSDNQDDTRSVTSLAGTPVQKLALTKNCCNV, via the exons ATGGAAACTCTGGCCATAGCAGTAAAAAG AGCTCAGGACAAGGCTGCAGTCCAACTCAGTGAGTTAGAGGAAGAGATGGAACTACGGATACAAGCTGCAGAGCATAAAGTTAAAAAGGAA GAGAAGCAAAAAGCCGAAGAAGCACTAAATGAGCTGAAGCGCCAGTATGACATTGAAGTTGGGGACCTTCAGGTGACAataaaaaaacttaaaaag CTGGAGGAGCAATCCAAATATGTCAGTCACAGGGAAGATGTAgttgaactgaaaaaaagaatacatGATATGTTGCTG gaaaatcaGAGGCTTAAGAAAGACCTCCTAGAAGCACAGACAAATATAGCTTTTCTACAGAGTGAATTAGATACCTTGAAAAGCGAGTATGTAGATCAGTCTTTGAACTCTGAGAG ggatcTAGAAATTATCCGAGAGTATACTGAAGACAGAGATAATCTGGAAAGACAAATTGAAATACTTCA ATCAGCTAATAGAAAATTACATGACAGCAACGATGGTTTAAGAAGTGCACTTGAAAACAGTTTCAGCAAGTACAACAGATCATTG CGGTTAGCAAATACCTCACCAGGAAGTACCATTTCTAGAAGTAGTCCGAAATTTAATGGTGAACATTCTCCTTTGAACCCACGGTATGACAG GTCGTCTCATTCGTCTTGTGTCGATGAAGATTATGATTCTTTGGCCCTTTGTGATCCGATGCAAAGGATAAACTGTGAAGTTGATAGCTTACCTGAGAGCTGTTTTGACAGCGGCTTGTCTACCCTGAGAGATTCAAATGAGTATGATTCCGAAGTGGAATATAGGCATCAAAGGATTTTTCAAAGGTCACAGTGTATGCAAGAAGGCTTTGGTGGTGATGCTTCTGATACAGAT GTTCCAGAGATCAGGGATGAAGAAGCATACAGTCCTGCTAACAGCGCTGCAGTTTTAGACTGGAAGCCCTCACGACCAGTAAGTCGGAGCAGCTCAGTTGCTTCAGTGAGGAAACACATATCTGCTCTCACCCCTCAG tcagaTTCAACTGAATTCACTCCAAAATACCCCAGTTCAGAGAAGGCTTACAAGATTGTTCTTGCTGGAGATGCAGCAGTGGGAAAATCCAGTTTTCTTATGAGGCTTTGCAAGAATGAATTTCGAGGCAATACCAGTGCAACTCTGG gtgtggattttcaaattaaaagacTAATTGTTGATGGAGAACCTACAGTGCTACAGTtgtgggacacagctgggcaggagag atttCGAAGTATTGCTAAATCATACTTCAGAAGAGCAGATGGTGTCTTGCTACTATATGATGTAACATGTGAAAAAAGCTTTATTAATGTGAGAGAATGGTTGGATATGATTGAG GAAGCAACTCATGAGAATATTCCAATTATGATGGTGGGAAACAAGGCTGATCTCCGTCAAGATGTTATAGAGCAAGGGCAAAAGTGTGTGCCTATAAACTATGGAGAAAAGCTGGCTATG ACTTATAATGCACTATTCTGTGAAACAAGTGCTAAAGATGGTTCTAATATTGTAGAAGCAGTTCTTCATCTTGCTCG tGAGGTGCGAAAACGAAGTGATAATCAAGATGATACAAGATCAGTAACCAGCCTTGCTGGAACACCTGTCCAAAAGTTGGCACTCACGAAAAACTGTTGCAATGTTTAA